GCCTGAATCACTCCGCGCGCGTTATTCAATGATATCCCCATGCCCAGGGCGAGTACGAATGGTAAATACAGGATGCGCGATTTCCAATCCGAATATATTTCTCGCTGCGAGTGGATGTAGTATCTCGAGATCACGCCCGTCGCGCCTACAAAGAGGGGAAAATCGATTATCAATACTCTGAGCCATCCGAGGTCTTCCCGCAGCACAATTGCGGGAAAAATGAGAATGGCGATCATTGCCATCAAACAATATGCAAAATTGGTTACCAGATGAAAAGCGGCTTCGCCTTTTACACGCCAGGGGAGATGGCTTTGCAACAGGGTTTTCAGTGTTTTTTTGGCGGTTTGAACAGAGCCTTTTGCCCACCGAAATTGCTGTGATTTCCAGGCATTTACTTCCACGGGGATTTCGGCTGGCGTTACGGTATCTGAGAGATAGACAAATTGCCATCCCGCCAATTGCGCGCGGTAGCTCAAGTCGAGGTCTTCGGTCAGGGTATCGTGATGCCAGCCGCCAGCTTCGTCGATACAGGCTCGACGCCAGACGCCTGCTGTGCCGTTAAAATTGAAAAACAAGCCCGAGCGGCTTCGGGCACCGTGTTCCATAACAAAATGGCCGTCGAGATAGATGGCCTGTACGCGTGTCAAGATGGAGTAGTCCCGATTCAGATGTCCCCAGCGCGTCTGAACCATGCCGACTTGCGGTTCTGCGAAATGCGGAATGGTTTTTTTTAAAAAGTCCGGTGGCGGCAGAAAATCGGCGTCAAAAATTGCGATCAATTCACCGCGTGCAACTCGCAATCCCTCTGCGAGCGCACCGGCTTTATACCCGGTGCGCGTTTTGCGGTGTATCAGCGCGATATTCAGTCCCGAATGTCGAAGTTCATCAACGCACTGCCTGGCAATTGCGGTTGTCTCATCGGTTGAGTCGTCTAAAACCTGAATTTCGAGGCGGTCGGTTGGATAATCCATTTTGGCGACGGCGCGAATCAGTCGTTCGACCACATAGCGTTCGTTAAATACGGGCAATTGCACTGTCACAAAGGGTAATTCATCAAAGGTGCCGCGGGGAATGGGCTGTTTGCGACGGTGCTTGTAATAGAGGTGTACCATCAAGTGTCGATGCAGGCTTACGAGCATCAGCAATGCAAACACGAGGCTGTAAGTGGCCAGCAAAACGGATTGCCACCAGGCCATACAGATCTCCAAAATGAAAGTCAAAATAGATGTGTTACCAGTGCAGTGCAGCAAAATATAGGGTTTGGATACGTTCCGTCAAAGTATTTTGTGTCAATGTCTCCGTGTTGTCTAAAATGCCCGAAAACACTTAAATCGCTTTGTCGATCACTTGACACAGACCGTTTGAGGTAACTATATTGGATTGCGATAAAACAGGTGCAATGGGCAGGGGTAAACTTCTATTCCGATAGGTGCGTAAAATCCATGATCGGACTTAAAATAAAGGATTAAGACCGTGTACGATAAATATTGGAATCTGACAGAATTGCCGTTTGAAAATGTGCCAGATCCGCGTTTTTTTTATTCTTCGAGAGATCACCAGAGAGCATTGTTGCAAATGTTTTACGCGATCAATAACCGCCTGGGGGCTGCCGTGCTCACGAGCGATGTGGGCTGTGGCAAAACCACTGTGGGTCGCATGCTCATCCATGAACTGTCATCTGATAGGTATAAAATCGCACTTATGGATAGACCTGGTCTTTCGCCGGAAGACTTTCTGCGGGATATGCTCGAGCAATTGGACGTTGAGGACCAATCGAACGGAAAATTGCAACGCGCACTTGAGGTTCAGGCCGTCAAAAGTGCCAATGCGGGCAAATATACGGTTGTTATTGTCGATGATGCCCATGCAATAGAAGACGACGATACGTTTGAAGCGTTGCAATCTCTGTTCAGCTTTCAACGCAACGGGCGTTTTTTTCTCACCCTTCTCCTCGTTGGACAGGCAGATCTCATGGAACGGGTTGCGGGCGTTGAGGCATTGGGACAACAGGTTGCGCGGCAATATCATCTCGCGCCGCTCAAGCGCGAAGAAACCCTATCTTATGTGCAAACTCGTCTGGAAAAAGCTGGGGCTGATCGATCTTTATTTGATGAGGACGCGCTCGACGCGCTCTATCAAGCGTCTAATGGTGTTCCACAAAATATAAATAATATTTGCGATATTGCCCTGTTGCTCGGTTTTGATGCCGGGGTCAAAACCGTTGGAGAGGAACAGATAGAGAAAGCTGTTTACGCGGTTGACAATCTGTAGTGAAAACGGAGGGGATTATGACACCAGAAGAGAAATTTCGATTTGATTTGCAGGGGTTTTTGGTTGTCAAAAATGTGTTGAGCGCAGATGAGGTGGATGCGCTGAATAAGTTGGCCGATGAGGTATGGGCTGCTCCTGCCGACGAAAATGATGGGCACCGCCGTACGAGTCGCGTTTCAATGTGGGGGCCAGAGACGCAGGCGTTGTTCGATCA
The DNA window shown above is from Gemmatimonadota bacterium and carries:
- a CDS encoding glycosyltransferase family 2 protein, whose amino-acid sequence is MAWWQSVLLATYSLVFALLMLVSLHRHLMVHLYYKHRRKQPIPRGTFDELPFVTVQLPVFNERYVVERLIRAVAKMDYPTDRLEIQVLDDSTDETTAIARQCVDELRHSGLNIALIHRKTRTGYKAGALAEGLRVARGELIAIFDADFLPPPDFLKKTIPHFAEPQVGMVQTRWGHLNRDYSILTRVQAIYLDGHFVMEHGARSRSGLFFNFNGTAGVWRRACIDEAGGWHHDTLTEDLDLSYRAQLAGWQFVYLSDTVTPAEIPVEVNAWKSQQFRWAKGSVQTAKKTLKTLLQSHLPWRVKGEAAFHLVTNFAYCLMAMIAILIFPAIVLREDLGWLRVLIIDFPLFVGATGVISRYYIHSQREIYSDWKSRILYLPFVLALGMGISLNNARGVIQALRGHETAFNRTPKYRVIGRNGNWYRKNYALKKNITAFLEIGLGLYLLGAMAYSIAKGLYFPVPFLILFASGFFYVGGMSLFQGMWAKIHSRAIEVAEAN
- a CDS encoding AAA family ATPase; translated protein: MYDKYWNLTELPFENVPDPRFFYSSRDHQRALLQMFYAINNRLGAAVLTSDVGCGKTTVGRMLIHELSSDRYKIALMDRPGLSPEDFLRDMLEQLDVEDQSNGKLQRALEVQAVKSANAGKYTVVIVDDAHAIEDDDTFEALQSLFSFQRNGRFFLTLLLVGQADLMERVAGVEALGQQVARQYHLAPLKREETLSYVQTRLEKAGADRSLFDEDALDALYQASNGVPQNINNICDIALLLGFDAGVKTVGEEQIEKAVYAVDNL